A stretch of Bradyrhizobium diazoefficiens DNA encodes these proteins:
- a CDS encoding SDR family NAD(P)-dependent oxidoreductase → MALLANHIAVVTGAGSGIGRAIAAGYAREGAQIVLLDVNADTVAEAAEGIREAGGKAESFALDVTRRDDCFALAKQIADKVGQVSILVNNAGITRRNAFTAEPETVAKDWDDIISLNLNGVFNTTQAFLAPLRASKGRIVNIASIQSFVHLRTPSSAAYTTSKHGVLGFTKALAVELGKEGVRVNAIGPGFIETNINANVRATNPALVQAFVDHTPLARTGKPEDIVGPAIFLASDLSSYVTGTIVMVDGGYRTV, encoded by the coding sequence ATGGCATTGCTCGCAAACCACATCGCTGTCGTCACCGGCGCCGGTTCCGGCATCGGCCGGGCGATCGCAGCCGGCTACGCCCGCGAGGGCGCGCAGATCGTGCTGCTCGACGTCAATGCCGACACGGTCGCGGAGGCCGCCGAGGGCATCCGCGAGGCTGGCGGCAAGGCCGAGAGCTTTGCGCTCGACGTGACCAGGCGTGACGATTGCTTTGCGCTGGCCAAGCAGATCGCGGACAAGGTCGGGCAGGTTTCGATCCTCGTCAACAATGCCGGCATCACCCGCCGCAATGCCTTCACCGCCGAGCCCGAGACGGTGGCGAAGGACTGGGACGACATCATCTCGCTCAATCTCAACGGCGTCTTCAACACGACGCAGGCCTTCCTCGCGCCCCTGCGCGCGAGCAAAGGCCGCATCGTCAATATCGCCTCGATCCAGTCCTTCGTGCACCTGCGCACGCCGAGTTCGGCGGCGTACACCACCTCGAAGCATGGCGTGCTCGGCTTCACCAAGGCGCTTGCGGTCGAGCTCGGCAAGGAAGGCGTGCGCGTCAACGCGATCGGGCCAGGCTTCATCGAGACCAACATCAACGCCAATGTGCGCGCCACCAATCCCGCGCTGGTGCAGGCCTTCGTCGATCACACCCCGCTCGCGCGCACCGGCAAGCCGGAGGACATCGTTGGTCCCGCGATCTTCCTTGCCTCCGATCTGTCATCCTACGTCACCGGAACGATCGTAATGGTCGATGGCGGATATCGCACGGTGTGA
- a CDS encoding lytic murein transglycosylase translates to MIWRAFIVAVIVATCGWSSAHATDAAFTQFIASLWPEAQAAGVSRATFDRETRGLEPDYKLPDLILPGRPATGAPSQAEFVQVPADYVREASIANLAGEGQRLLQKYSAALTKIEKSSGVPATVMLAIWGRETDYGRYTLPYDLVRVLATQAYVGRRKDTYRNEFILSLKILGEGVVTRKDMRSSWAGATGLTQFLPSEYYKHGVDFDGDGRIDIWHSVPDALASAAQQLVNKGWQSGVRWAYEVKAPAKVDCTTGVPEVTKPIGQWLREGFVPVRGEKLSAAEQAQPASLLQPEGIYGPAFLTTKNYFVIKEYNFSDLYVLFVGHLSDRMTSPLPFATPWSASKQLRTKDVETMQRGLTRAGLYKDKIDGKAGMQTRAALGAYQKSAGLKVDCWPSEEVLRSIQAAR, encoded by the coding sequence ATGATATGGCGGGCTTTCATCGTTGCGGTGATTGTCGCCACCTGCGGATGGTCGTCCGCCCACGCCACCGACGCCGCCTTCACCCAGTTCATCGCCTCGCTCTGGCCTGAAGCGCAGGCCGCGGGCGTCTCGCGTGCGACGTTCGATCGGGAGACGCGCGGACTGGAGCCGGATTACAAGCTGCCTGATCTGATCCTGCCGGGGCGCCCCGCGACCGGCGCACCGTCGCAGGCCGAATTCGTGCAGGTGCCGGCGGACTATGTCAGGGAAGCCTCGATTGCCAATCTTGCGGGCGAAGGGCAGCGGCTGCTGCAGAAATACAGTGCCGCACTGACGAAGATCGAGAAGAGCTCCGGTGTACCCGCGACCGTGATGCTTGCGATCTGGGGACGCGAGACCGATTACGGCCGCTATACGCTGCCTTACGATCTCGTCCGCGTGCTGGCGACCCAGGCCTATGTCGGCCGGCGCAAGGACACCTATCGTAACGAGTTCATCCTCTCGCTGAAGATCCTCGGCGAGGGCGTGGTGACGCGCAAGGACATGCGCTCGTCCTGGGCCGGCGCCACCGGGCTCACGCAGTTCCTGCCGTCGGAATATTACAAGCATGGCGTCGATTTCGACGGCGACGGCCGCATCGACATCTGGCACTCGGTGCCCGATGCGCTGGCCTCTGCCGCGCAGCAGCTCGTCAACAAGGGTTGGCAGAGCGGCGTGCGCTGGGCCTATGAGGTGAAGGCACCGGCAAAGGTCGACTGCACCACCGGCGTGCCCGAAGTGACCAAGCCGATAGGCCAGTGGCTGCGTGAAGGCTTTGTGCCGGTGCGCGGCGAGAAGCTCAGCGCGGCCGAGCAGGCGCAGCCGGCGTCACTGCTCCAGCCGGAGGGCATCTATGGTCCGGCGTTCCTGACCACGAAGAACTACTTCGTCATCAAGGAATACAATTTCTCCGACCTCTATGTGCTGTTCGTCGGTCATCTCAGCGACCGCATGACAAGCCCGCTCCCCTTCGCGACTCCATGGTCCGCGTCGAAGCAGTTGCGCACGAAGGACGTCGAGACGATGCAGCGCGGGCTCACGCGCGCGGGGCTCTACAAGGACAAGATCGACGGCAAGGCCGGCATGCAGACGCGCGCTGCACTTGGCGCCTATCAGAAGTCGGCCGGGCTCAAGGTCGATTGCTGGCCGAGCGAAGAGGTGCTGCGTTCGATCCAGGCGGCGCGCTAG
- a CDS encoding DUF2277 domain-containing protein, which produces MCRNIKTLFNFEPPATEDEIHASALQFVRKLSGFNKPSQANEAAFDRAVAEVSEAARQLLISLHTHAPARDREVEAEKAKERSRLRFG; this is translated from the coding sequence ATGTGCCGCAACATCAAGACGCTGTTCAATTTCGAGCCGCCGGCGACGGAGGATGAGATCCATGCCAGCGCGCTCCAGTTCGTGCGAAAACTCTCCGGATTCAACAAGCCATCACAGGCCAATGAGGCGGCCTTCGACCGCGCGGTGGCCGAGGTCTCGGAGGCTGCGCGACAGCTGCTGATCTCGTTGCACACCCACGCGCCGGCGCGCGACCGCGAGGTCGAGGCGGAGAAAGCGAAGGAGCGTTCGCGGCTGCGCTTCGGCTGA
- a CDS encoding helix-turn-helix domain-containing protein gives MTTVHVAASEQGAQFLAPNEIVPLLIGATVGEVERELVLQTLARCDGNRTRASRVLGLSVRTLRNKIRLYAASGIEVPAYHD, from the coding sequence ATGACCACTGTTCATGTCGCAGCGTCCGAGCAGGGCGCGCAATTCCTTGCCCCCAACGAGATCGTTCCACTGCTGATCGGCGCGACCGTCGGCGAGGTCGAGCGCGAGCTCGTGCTCCAGACGCTCGCGCGCTGCGATGGCAATCGCACGCGCGCCTCGCGCGTGCTCGGCCTGTCGGTGCGCACGCTGCGCAACAAGATCAGGCTCTACGCCGCCTCCGGCATCGAGGTGCCGGCCTATCACGACTAG
- a CDS encoding bacterioferritin-associated ferredoxin gives MIVCSCNVLSDDDIRAAVAESDDAVRHAKQVYGCLGCSAECGRCARTIKTIIDEALGPCAASCCSGCPHSHTVAANDGAAEPAQFALAAC, from the coding sequence ATGATCGTTTGTTCCTGTAACGTGCTGAGCGATGACGACATCCGCGCCGCCGTCGCCGAGTCCGACGACGCTGTGCGCCATGCCAAGCAGGTCTATGGATGCCTCGGCTGCAGTGCCGAGTGCGGCCGTTGCGCCCGCACCATCAAGACCATTATCGACGAAGCGCTTGGCCCCTGTGCCGCGTCCTGCTGCTCCGGCTGCCCGCACAGCCACACGGTCGCCGCCAACGACGGAGCGGCCGAGCCGGCTCAGTTCGCCCTCGCGGCCTGCTGA
- the bfr gene encoding bacterioferritin, with protein sequence MQGDAKVIDYLNKSLRHELTAINQYWLHYRFLDNWGLLEMAKVWRKESIEEMEHADKLTARILFFDGFPNMQVLDPLRIGQNVKEIIECDLAAEMSARALYQEAATYCHGVKDYVTRDLFEKLMSDEEHHIDFLETQLDLIGRIGLELYTQKHVGGLEGEGH encoded by the coding sequence ATGCAGGGCGACGCAAAAGTCATCGATTACCTCAACAAGTCATTGCGTCACGAGCTGACTGCGATCAACCAGTACTGGCTGCACTATCGCTTCCTCGACAATTGGGGCCTCCTGGAGATGGCCAAGGTCTGGCGCAAGGAGTCCATCGAGGAGATGGAGCACGCCGACAAGCTCACCGCGCGCATCCTGTTTTTCGACGGCTTCCCGAACATGCAGGTGCTCGATCCCCTGCGCATCGGCCAGAACGTCAAGGAGATCATCGAGTGCGATCTCGCCGCCGAGATGAGCGCGCGCGCGCTCTACCAGGAAGCGGCGACCTACTGCCACGGCGTCAAGGACTACGTCACCCGCGACTTGTTCGAGAAGCTGATGAGCGACGAGGAGCACCACATCGACTTCCTCGAAACCCAACTCGATTTGATCGGCCGCATCGGCCTCGAGCTCTACACGCAGAAGCATGTCGGCGGGCTCGAGGGCGAAGGGCACTAA
- a CDS encoding MSMEG_1061 family FMN-dependent PPOX-type flavoprotein, translated as MTNLCAEDLSTIYAKPTPRVIAKARPGIDVHAKKFIEMSPFCVLATSGIDGSVDVSPRGGGIGFVHVAGPNQLLMPDRAGNNRIDSFRNVVEGSGFVHLLFFVPGIDETLRVGGRGTLSADPDLLASMVEFGKPPRAVLSVAVSEVYFHCGKALMRSKLWSPEKVQRSVMPSISQVIHDQTSLGEPESQEIVEERYKAQL; from the coding sequence TTGACCAACCTTTGCGCCGAAGACCTATCCACCATCTATGCGAAGCCGACCCCGCGCGTGATCGCGAAAGCGCGTCCCGGCATCGACGTCCATGCGAAGAAGTTCATCGAGATGTCGCCGTTCTGCGTTCTCGCGACATCAGGCATCGATGGCAGCGTCGACGTCTCGCCGCGGGGCGGCGGCATCGGCTTCGTCCATGTCGCCGGCCCGAACCAGTTGCTGATGCCCGACCGCGCCGGCAACAACCGCATCGACAGTTTTCGGAACGTCGTCGAAGGCTCGGGCTTCGTGCACTTGTTGTTCTTCGTGCCTGGCATCGACGAGACGCTGCGCGTCGGCGGCCGCGGCACGCTGTCGGCCGATCCGGATCTGCTCGCCTCAATGGTGGAATTCGGCAAACCGCCGCGCGCGGTCCTGAGCGTCGCCGTCAGCGAAGTCTATTTCCACTGCGGCAAGGCGCTGATGCGCTCAAAGCTGTGGTCGCCGGAAAAGGTGCAGCGCTCTGTAATGCCGAGCATCAGCCAGGTCATCCACGACCAGACCAGCCTCGGCGAGCCGGAGAGCCAGGAGATCGTGGAAGAGCGCTACAAGGCGCAGCTCTGA
- a CDS encoding collagen-like protein, whose translation MADDQGRQGPPGPRGRQGEPGRPGPQGHPGKRGPDGTRGKPGPQGKPGPVGKAGAQGKAGLPGKPGEAGPRGAAGPQGPAGPQGPRGEAGPPGQLPSIEQVLPWLDQLFDAWDERRRQREQEAAERAALEAAVHEAEDAPSDESDDGEGDDKKKKKKKKHGH comes from the coding sequence GTGGCAGACGATCAGGGACGGCAGGGACCTCCGGGTCCGCGCGGGCGGCAGGGCGAACCGGGGCGACCAGGGCCGCAGGGTCATCCGGGCAAGCGGGGGCCGGACGGCACGCGCGGCAAGCCGGGTCCGCAGGGCAAGCCCGGTCCCGTCGGCAAGGCAGGAGCGCAAGGCAAGGCCGGCCTGCCGGGCAAGCCGGGCGAAGCTGGCCCGCGGGGAGCTGCTGGACCGCAGGGCCCCGCCGGCCCGCAAGGCCCGCGCGGCGAGGCGGGGCCGCCCGGCCAATTGCCGTCGATCGAGCAGGTGCTGCCGTGGCTGGATCAGCTGTTCGACGCCTGGGACGAGCGCCGCCGCCAGCGCGAACAGGAAGCCGCCGAGCGCGCCGCGCTCGAAGCCGCCGTGCACGAGGCTGAAGATGCACCTTCCGACGAGAGCGACGACGGAGAAGGTGACGACAAGAAAAAGAAGAAAAAGAAGAAGCACGGCCACTAG